Proteins from one Physeter macrocephalus isolate SW-GA chromosome 16, ASM283717v5, whole genome shotgun sequence genomic window:
- the TLCD5 gene encoding TLC domain-containing protein 5 isoform X2 — MALALCLQALCSLGGWLSLYISFCRLNNHRSYEWSCRLVTFTHGVLSIGLSAYIGFIDGPWPFTHPGSPNTPLQVHVLCLTLGYFIFDLGWCIYFQSEGALMLAHHTLSILGIIMALVLGESGTEVNAVLFGSEITNPLLQMRWFLRETGHYHSFTGDVVDFLFAALFTGVRIGIGAHLLFCEMVSPKPRWFVKVGGVAMYAVSWCFMFSIWRFAWRKSSKKYHTWRSRRSEEWQLKHNGHLKTH; from the exons ATGGCCTTAGCTCTGTGTCTGCAGGCGCTGTGCAGCCTGGGGGGCTGGCTCTCGCTCTACATTTCTTTCTGTCGCCTGAATAATCACCGAAGCTATGAGTGGAGCTGCCGGCTGGTTACGTTCACCCACGGAGTCCTCTCGATAGGTCTCTCAGCTTATATTGGCTTCATTGATGGCCCTTGGCCTTTTACCCACCCAG GATCACCCAATACACCTCTCCAAGTGCACGTTCTGTGTCTCACCTTGGGCTACTTCATCTTCGACTTGGGCTGGTGCATCTACTTCCAGTCTGAGGGGGCCCTGATGCTGGCTCACCACACACTGAGTATCTTGGGCATCATCATGGCCCTGGTGCTTGGAGAGTCAGGCACAGAGGTCAATGCAGTCCTCTTTGGAAGCGAGATTACCAATCCCTTGCTACAGATGCGCTGGTTTCTTCGTGAAACAGGCCATTACCATAGTTTCACTGGAGACGTGGTGGATTTCCTCTTTGCAGCTCTGTTCACTGGAGTGAGGATTGGCATAGGAGCTCacctcctcttctgtgaaatggtcTCACCCAAGCCCAGGTGGTTTGTGAAGGTCGGGGGAGTTGCGATGTATGCTGTGTCTTGGTGTTTCATGTTTAGCATCTGGCGTTTTGCATGGAGGAAAAGCAGCAAGAAGTACCACACCTGGAGAAGCAGGCGGAGTGAGGAGTGGCAGCTAAAACACAATGGACATCTCAAGACGCACTAG
- the TLCD5 gene encoding TLC domain-containing protein 5 isoform X1: MTQCCFLRVHPLFFWFWSFHRRMALALCLQALCSLGGWLSLYISFCRLNNHRSYEWSCRLVTFTHGVLSIGLSAYIGFIDGPWPFTHPGSPNTPLQVHVLCLTLGYFIFDLGWCIYFQSEGALMLAHHTLSILGIIMALVLGESGTEVNAVLFGSEITNPLLQMRWFLRETGHYHSFTGDVVDFLFAALFTGVRIGIGAHLLFCEMVSPKPRWFVKVGGVAMYAVSWCFMFSIWRFAWRKSSKKYHTWRSRRSEEWQLKHNGHLKTH, translated from the exons ATGACCCAATGCTGTTTTCTTAGGGTgcatcctttgtttttctggttttggtctTTTCATCGTAGGATGGCCTTAGCTCTGTGTCTGCAGGCGCTGTGCAGCCTGGGGGGCTGGCTCTCGCTCTACATTTCTTTCTGTCGCCTGAATAATCACCGAAGCTATGAGTGGAGCTGCCGGCTGGTTACGTTCACCCACGGAGTCCTCTCGATAGGTCTCTCAGCTTATATTGGCTTCATTGATGGCCCTTGGCCTTTTACCCACCCAG GATCACCCAATACACCTCTCCAAGTGCACGTTCTGTGTCTCACCTTGGGCTACTTCATCTTCGACTTGGGCTGGTGCATCTACTTCCAGTCTGAGGGGGCCCTGATGCTGGCTCACCACACACTGAGTATCTTGGGCATCATCATGGCCCTGGTGCTTGGAGAGTCAGGCACAGAGGTCAATGCAGTCCTCTTTGGAAGCGAGATTACCAATCCCTTGCTACAGATGCGCTGGTTTCTTCGTGAAACAGGCCATTACCATAGTTTCACTGGAGACGTGGTGGATTTCCTCTTTGCAGCTCTGTTCACTGGAGTGAGGATTGGCATAGGAGCTCacctcctcttctgtgaaatggtcTCACCCAAGCCCAGGTGGTTTGTGAAGGTCGGGGGAGTTGCGATGTATGCTGTGTCTTGGTGTTTCATGTTTAGCATCTGGCGTTTTGCATGGAGGAAAAGCAGCAAGAAGTACCACACCTGGAGAAGCAGGCGGAGTGAGGAGTGGCAGCTAAAACACAATGGACATCTCAAGACGCACTAG
- the TLCD5 gene encoding TLC domain-containing protein 5 isoform X3 gives MLAHHTLSILGIIMALVLGESGTEVNAVLFGSEITNPLLQMRWFLRETGHYHSFTGDVVDFLFAALFTGVRIGIGAHLLFCEMVSPKPRWFVKVGGVAMYAVSWCFMFSIWRFAWRKSSKKYHTWRSRRSEEWQLKHNGHLKTH, from the coding sequence ATGCTGGCTCACCACACACTGAGTATCTTGGGCATCATCATGGCCCTGGTGCTTGGAGAGTCAGGCACAGAGGTCAATGCAGTCCTCTTTGGAAGCGAGATTACCAATCCCTTGCTACAGATGCGCTGGTTTCTTCGTGAAACAGGCCATTACCATAGTTTCACTGGAGACGTGGTGGATTTCCTCTTTGCAGCTCTGTTCACTGGAGTGAGGATTGGCATAGGAGCTCacctcctcttctgtgaaatggtcTCACCCAAGCCCAGGTGGTTTGTGAAGGTCGGGGGAGTTGCGATGTATGCTGTGTCTTGGTGTTTCATGTTTAGCATCTGGCGTTTTGCATGGAGGAAAAGCAGCAAGAAGTACCACACCTGGAGAAGCAGGCGGAGTGAGGAGTGGCAGCTAAAACACAATGGACATCTCAAGACGCACTAG